Proteins encoded by one window of Thermoproteales archaeon:
- a CDS encoding type II toxin-antitoxin system VapC family toxin produces the protein MIVYLDSSAIVKRYVLETGSDMVGDFYERELNGELRVAFSAWNIGEVLGVLDKYFRMGWLGKEDYEMARLQFIGEILKLIRLKLVKIIPVKTELLISTWNLVEKYHIYQADALQVVSAKCIGATTFLTGDKLLFEVAVKEGLNSTYLG, from the coding sequence TTGATAGTGTACTTGGATTCGAGTGCTATAGTTAAAAGATACGTACTTGAAACTGGTAGTGATATGGTCGGAGATTTCTATGAGAGAGAGCTTAATGGAGAGTTGAGGGTGGCTTTTTCGGCTTGGAATATAGGCGAGGTACTTGGTGTGCTCGACAAGTATTTTAGAATGGGATGGCTGGGGAAGGAGGATTATGAAATGGCTCGTTTACAGTTTATCGGCGAGATTCTCAAGTTAATTCGGCTGAAACTTGTGAAAATAATTCCTGTAAAGACGGAGCTTCTGATATCTACGTGGAATCTCGTAGAGAAGTACCATATTTATCAAGCAGATGCTCTTCAAGTAGTTTCAGCAAAGTGTATAGGCGCGACAACTTTTTTGACAGGAGATAAACTACTATTCGAAGTAGCAGTTAAAGAGGGATTAAATAGTACATACCTGGGGTAA